The following are encoded in a window of Bacillota bacterium genomic DNA:
- a CDS encoding 4Fe-4S binding protein — protein MALKITDECAACGACKEECPEEAIEEGDIYAIDQDKCTECGSCQDVCPTDAIIKDQ, from the coding sequence TTGGCGCTGAAGATCACCGATGAGTGCGCCGCCTGCGGCGCGTGCAAAGAGGAGTGCCCTGAGGAGGCCATTGAGGAAGGCGACATCTACGCAATCGATCAAGATAAGTGCACTGAATGCGGATCCTGTCAAGATGTCTGCCCCACGGATGCAATCATAAAGGACCAGTAA